The proteins below are encoded in one region of Gopherus flavomarginatus isolate rGopFla2 chromosome 12, rGopFla2.mat.asm, whole genome shotgun sequence:
- the LOC127032603 gene encoding olfactory receptor 14A16-like, whose translation MSNQTTMTGFLLLGFSDIRELQILHFIVFLVLYLISLLGNLLIITAIALDHHLHTPMYFFLMNLSILDFSSISVTIPKSMANSLMNTRSISYCGCVVQVFFFVFFASAHLAILTIMAYDRYIAICQPLRYEMVMNRRACVQMAASAWISGILCSALHTGNTFAISFCGGNMVDQFFCEIPQLLHLACSDSNMGEVVVISLGVLLGLICFAFITVSYVQIFKTVLRIPSEQGQHKAFSTCLPHLIVVSLFLFTGTFAFLKPTSNSTSDRNLLVAVLYSIMPPMMNLIIYSMRNKEMKGALSKLIGYRIFSKNKMSTFLH comes from the coding sequence atgtccaaccaaaccaccATGACTggattccttctcctgggattctctgacattAGAGAACTgcagattttacattttattgtatttctaGTGCTTTACTTGATATCCCTGCTGGGGAACcttctcatcatcacagccatagccctggaccaccatcttcacacccccatgtacttcttcctgatgaatctgtccatccTAGACTTCAGttccatctctgtcaccatccccaaatccatggcaaATTCCCTCATGAACACCAGATCGATTTCTTATTGTGGATGTGTTGTCCAAGTCTTTTTTTTCGTATTCTTTGCTTCAGCACATTTGGCCATACTGACCATTATGGCATATGACCGATACATAGCCATCTGCCAGCCACTTCGCTATGAGAtggtgatgaacaggagagcttgtgtccaaatggcagccagtgcctggatcagtggTATTCTGTGCTCTGCATTGCACACTGGGAACACATTTGCGATATCCTTCTGTGGAGGCAATATGGTGGATCaattcttctgtgaaatcccccagctcctccacctCGCCTGCTCTGACTCAAACATGGGTGAAGTTGTTGTTATTTCTCTTGGTGTGCTTTTAGGTTTAATCTGCTTTGCTTTTATAActgtgtcatatgttcagatcttcaaaacggtgctgagaatcccttctgagcagggccagcataaagccttctccacctgcctccctcacctcattgtggtctccTTATTCCTATTCACTGGCACCTTTGCCTTTCTGAAACCCACCTCCAACTCAACCTCAGATCGGAatctcttggtggctgttctctattcCATAATGCCCCCAATGATGAATCtcatcatctacagcatgagaaaCAAGGAAATGAAAGGTGCACTGAGTAAACTGATAGGTTATAGGATATTCAGCAAGAATAAAATGTCTACATTTCTCCACTGA
- the LOC127032604 gene encoding olfactory receptor 14A16-like has translation MPNQTAITEFLLLGFSDVWELRILCFIVFLVLYLISLLGNLLIITAIALDHHLRIPMYFFLINLSILDFGYISVTIPKSMVNSLMNTRLISYSGCVAQVFFYIFFASANYALLVIMAYDRYVAICQPLHYEMVMNRRACVQMAASAWISGILCSALHTGNTFAISFCGGNMVDQFFCEIPQLLHLACSDSYLGEVVVISLFMLLSLICFAFIIVSYVQIFKTVLRIPSQEGRHKAFSTCLPHLIVVSLFLFTGTFAFLKPTSNSTSDLNPLVAVLYSIMPPMMNPIIYSMRNKEMKGALSKLIGWKLFSKNKMSIFLH, from the coding sequence atgcCCAACCAAACCGCCATTACCgaattccttctcctgggattctctgacgtTTGGGAACTGCGGATTTTatgttttattgtgtttttaGTGCTTTACCTGATATCTCTGCTGGGGAACCTTCTCATCATCACAGCTATAGCCCTCGACCATCACCTTCGcatccccatgtacttcttcttgATTAATCTGTCCATCCTAGACTTTGGCTacatctctgtcaccatccccaaatcgATGGTAAATTCCCTCATGAACACCAGATTGATTTCTTATTCTGGATGTGTTGCCCAAGTCTTTTTTTACATattctttgcttcagcaaatTATGCTTTACTGGTTATCATGGCGTACGACCGATAtgtcgccatctgccaaccactgcactatgagatggtgatgaacaggagagcttgtgtccaaatggcagccagtgcctggatcagtggTATTCTGTGCTCTGCATTGCACACTGGGAACACATTTGCGATATccttctgtggaggcaacatggtggatcagttcttctgtgaaattccTCAGCTCCTCCATCTTGCCTGCTCTGACTCATATCTTGGTGAAGTTGTTGTTATCTCTCTTTTTATGCTTTTATCTTTAATCTGCTTTGCTTTTATAATTGTGtcgtatgttcagatcttcaaaacagTGCTGAGAATCCCTTCTCAGGAGGGCCGGCAtaaagccttttccacctgccTCCCTCATCTCATTGTGGTCTCCTTATTCCTTTTCACTGGCACCTTTGCTTTCCTGAAACCCACCTCCAACTCAACCTCAGATCTGAATcccttggtggctgttctctattcCATAATGCCCCCAATGATGAATccgatcatctacagcatgagaaaCAAGGAAATGAAAGGTGCACTGAGTAAACTGATAGGCTGGAAATTATTTAGCAAGAATAAAATGTCTATATTTCTCCACTGA